The proteins below are encoded in one region of Syngnathus acus chromosome 2, fSynAcu1.2, whole genome shotgun sequence:
- the LOC119119082 gene encoding transcription factor HES-2-like, translating into MSPNMTCDALASFSPKSTVAKRKEALELRKTMKPLVEKRRRARINDSLNHLKDLILPLTGKDKSRYSKLEKADILEMTVRFLSDMPPVQNKNSTDSYKEGYKACHQRVSALLPKSSLEPDATRQVTDFIQRSMSANINRQCHNCCSQSSAAFPHIQQRLLSLKSSLGHKPEGAVHPSGARSAPQLNIAPMWRPW; encoded by the exons ATGTCTCCAAACATGACTTGTGATGCTCTAGCATCCTTTTCCCCTAAGTCCACCGTGGCCAAAAGGAAAGAAGCCCTAGAGCTCAGAAAG ACGATGAAACCATTGGTGGAGAAAAGAAGGCGTGCTCGTATTAACGACAGCCTGAACCACTTGAAGGACCTCATTCTTCCTCTTACCGGCAAAGAt AAAAGTCGCTACTCTAAGCTGGAGAAAGCAGACATCCTGGAGATGACTGTGAGGTTCCTCAGTGACATGCCCCCagtccaaaataaaa ATTCCACAGACAGTTACAAAGAGGGCTACAAAGCTTGCCACCAGCGCGTCTCTGCGCTCCTTCCGAAAAGCAGCCTCGAGCCCGACGCCACCCGACAGGTGACCGACTTCATCCAGCGGTCCATGTCGGCCAACATCAACAGGCAGTGCCACAACTGCTGCAGCCAGAGCTCCGCGGCTTTCCCGCACATCCAGCAGAGGCTTCTTAGCCTGAAGTCCAGCCTGGGCCACAAACCCGAGGGCGCGGTGCACCCAAGTGGAGCGCGCTCAGCTCCACAGCTCAACATTGCCCCCATGTGGAGACCCTGGTAG
- the acot7 gene encoding cytosolic acyl coenzyme A thioester hydrolase isoform X1 codes for MQKASKSHVSGLEKDKAREGQVWKMRCFRPPRKFVPCEVETANSKHDLCRLMRPDDANIVGNVHGGNILKMIEEAGCIISTRHCNTQNEDRCVAVLVRVEKTEFLYPLFIGEVAHASAEITYTSQHSLEVQVKVMGENILTGAKKLVNRAVLWYVPCSLQNVDKIMEVPPIKFDAEQEAEGRKRYEAQKTARLKTNDLVEVVPPPSKPEKHTVGFSQSSLIHLVGPSDCTLHDYVHGGATMKLMDEVAGIVAARHCNTNIVTASVDAINFHRKIKKGCVVTVTGRLTFISSKSMEIEVVVDACLLVDAEKVSYRAVSAFFIFISLDKFGKAQSVPPLKVNGEEEQRRYDEGQARYVMNKAKRLAEKEAKQ; via the exons ATGCAGAAAGCATCTAAAAGTCATGTAAGTGGCTTAGAGAAAGACAAAGCGAGAGAGGGTCAGGTTTGGAAGATGCGCTGCTTCAGGCCTCCGAGAAAGTTTGTACCTTGTGAAGTGGAGACGGCAAATTCCAAACATGACCTCTGCAG GCTCATGCGGCCAGATGATGCCAACATTGTGGGTAACGTGCACGGTGGCAACATCCTGAAGATGATTGAGGAGGCAGGATGCATTATTAGCACGCGACACTGCAACACACAGAATGAG GACCGCTGCGTGGCTGTTTTGGTTCGTGTGGAGAAGACTGAGTTCTTGTACCCCTTGTTCATCGGGGAGGTTGCCCACGCCTCGGCTGAGATCACATACACCTCGCAACACTCGCTGGAAGTGCAGGTCAAAGTCATGGGAGAAAATATCCTCACAG GTGCCAAAAAGCTGGTCAACAGGGCCGTGCTATGGTACGTGCCCTGCTCACTGCAGAATGTCGACAAGATCATGGAGGTGCCGCCTATCAAG TTTGACGCAGAACAAGAGGCGGAGGGTCGGAAGCGCTATGAGGCTCAGAAGACAGCCAGACTCAAAACCAACGATTTGGTTGAAGTTGTGCCACCTCCATCCAAGCCAG AAAAGCACACAGTTGGCTTCAGTCAGTCCAGCCTGATCCATCTGGTGGGTCCCTCGGACTGCACACTCCACGACTATGTTCATGGAG GTGCGACCATGAAGCTGATGGATGAGGTTGCCGGCATTGTGGCAGCACGCCACTGCAACACCAACATTGTCACGGCTTCTGTGGATGCCATCAACTTTCATCGCAAGATTAAGAAAG GCTGTGTGGTGACCGTCACAGGCCGTCTCACATTCATCAGCAGCAAGTCCATGGAAATAGAAGTGGTAGTAGATGCCTGCTTATTGGTTGACGCGGAGAAAGTTTCCTATCGTGCAGTCTCTgccttcttcattttcatctcGCTGGACAAATTTGGCAAAGCTCAGTCTGTCCCTCCTCTCAAG GTTAATGGCGAGGAGGAGCAGAGGCGTTACGATGAAGGCCAAGCCCGTTACGTCATGAATAAAGCCAAGAGACTTGCAGAGAAGGAGGCCAAGCAGTGA
- the acot7 gene encoding cytosolic acyl coenzyme A thioester hydrolase isoform X2: MSSFSPLDRGRPHQYHVCDEASRSRIIPSTICRLMRPDDANIVGNVHGGNILKMIEEAGCIISTRHCNTQNEDRCVAVLVRVEKTEFLYPLFIGEVAHASAEITYTSQHSLEVQVKVMGENILTGAKKLVNRAVLWYVPCSLQNVDKIMEVPPIKFDAEQEAEGRKRYEAQKTARLKTNDLVEVVPPPSKPEKHTVGFSQSSLIHLVGPSDCTLHDYVHGGATMKLMDEVAGIVAARHCNTNIVTASVDAINFHRKIKKGCVVTVTGRLTFISSKSMEIEVVVDACLLVDAEKVSYRAVSAFFIFISLDKFGKAQSVPPLKVNGEEEQRRYDEGQARYVMNKAKRLAEKEAKQ, from the exons ATGTCTTCGTTCTCACCATTGGACAGAGGACGTCCTCACCAGTATCATGTCTGTGATGAAGCCTCTCGAAGCCGCATCATCCCTTCAACTATATGCAG GCTCATGCGGCCAGATGATGCCAACATTGTGGGTAACGTGCACGGTGGCAACATCCTGAAGATGATTGAGGAGGCAGGATGCATTATTAGCACGCGACACTGCAACACACAGAATGAG GACCGCTGCGTGGCTGTTTTGGTTCGTGTGGAGAAGACTGAGTTCTTGTACCCCTTGTTCATCGGGGAGGTTGCCCACGCCTCGGCTGAGATCACATACACCTCGCAACACTCGCTGGAAGTGCAGGTCAAAGTCATGGGAGAAAATATCCTCACAG GTGCCAAAAAGCTGGTCAACAGGGCCGTGCTATGGTACGTGCCCTGCTCACTGCAGAATGTCGACAAGATCATGGAGGTGCCGCCTATCAAG TTTGACGCAGAACAAGAGGCGGAGGGTCGGAAGCGCTATGAGGCTCAGAAGACAGCCAGACTCAAAACCAACGATTTGGTTGAAGTTGTGCCACCTCCATCCAAGCCAG AAAAGCACACAGTTGGCTTCAGTCAGTCCAGCCTGATCCATCTGGTGGGTCCCTCGGACTGCACACTCCACGACTATGTTCATGGAG GTGCGACCATGAAGCTGATGGATGAGGTTGCCGGCATTGTGGCAGCACGCCACTGCAACACCAACATTGTCACGGCTTCTGTGGATGCCATCAACTTTCATCGCAAGATTAAGAAAG GCTGTGTGGTGACCGTCACAGGCCGTCTCACATTCATCAGCAGCAAGTCCATGGAAATAGAAGTGGTAGTAGATGCCTGCTTATTGGTTGACGCGGAGAAAGTTTCCTATCGTGCAGTCTCTgccttcttcattttcatctcGCTGGACAAATTTGGCAAAGCTCAGTCTGTCCCTCCTCTCAAG GTTAATGGCGAGGAGGAGCAGAGGCGTTACGATGAAGGCCAAGCCCGTTACGTCATGAATAAAGCCAAGAGACTTGCAGAGAAGGAGGCCAAGCAGTGA